The nucleotide sequence AAAAAAGCGCTGTAAAGGCAGACGAAAGGCAGATTCGCGTTGAATTGCTGCTGAAATATCTGGCCGAGAGAATGGGCGTCAACCTTGATAGCGAAGTGGAAATCTATGACCTTGTAATGGAATTGTTGTTTGATTTGCAGCAGGCAGAGCTTGCGGGGCTTTTAAGCGATGTACAGTCGGAAGACGAGCCTCTTCTAACGATGCCAAATGAGAAGCTGCAGGAAGCGGAGCGACTGTATATCGCTTATCAACTGGATGAAGCCGAGGAGCTTTTTGAAGAATTGGCGAAAGCAGGCAATGCCCGTGCAATGTATGTTCTTGCCCGATATTATTATGATCCGGATTGGGGATGGAAAGGCGCAGATGCCGGGGATGTACTGGCACAGCTGTATGAGGCAGAATCCCGGGCGGATGATGAGCAAAAGACGGCGGTATTGGAAGAGCGGTTTCCTCGCGTATATGAGCTTGCAGAGCAAGGTGATGTGTTTGCACGTCATGAAGTGGCGGGTATGTTTTTGCATGGCTACGGGACAAGGTGTGATGAGCAAAAAACGATATATTATTGGAGAACGGCCGCAGAAGCGGGCTTTTGGGATTCGACGAGAGAGTTGGGCAATTTGTTCAAGGTACAAGGCAAATATAAGAAGGCTGCTGGGTGGTTTAAGAAGCTTGCTGAAGCGGGATGTGATGAGGGATGGTATAAGTTGGGAAAGATTTATGGGGAGGGTGAAGGCGATATCGCATGTGAGAAAGAGGCCATACGGTGTTACCAAAAAGTATATGAAATGCAGGGATTTCGGGCAGGCGATGCGGCATGCGATTTAGGAATTATTTTTGATAATAAGGAGGAATACAAAAAAGCAAATGAATGGTTCAGGAAGTCTGGCGAAGCGGGAAATGATTGGGGGTGGATTTTTTTAGCAGATAACTATGCGGATGGAAAAGGTACCACGGAAGACAAAGATAAGGCAATAGAGTATTATTTAAAAGCATATGAAATAGGGGGAACGCGTGCAGGTGATGCGGCGTATTCAATAGGCATGATTTTTGATGGGCGCGAGAATTATAACGAGGCAAATATATGGTTTAGAAAAGCTTATGATTGGTTCAAAAAAGCGGCAGAAGCAGGCAGCGATTGGGGATACTACAAATTAGGCAATTGCTATCTGGAAGGCAAAGGGGTTGCTCAAAATGCAGCAAAAGCAGTGGAATGCTTTACAAAAGCGTATGAGATGCAGGGCAGAGCTGCTGATTATGCAAAAGAAAGATTGGATGAACTGAGGTGAGACTTTTTCAGGCAATGGCTGTATTTGATGTAGAAGATTGAGACAAGTTGTTCGCAGAGCGAGCGGAAAGGATGTGCCAAGATGGCAATGCTGGATGTACCTAAAAAAGAGCCGCTCGTAGGCGGCGAAGAAGAACTTGCATACAAACGGGCGAATATGCTATACTAAGGGTGGCTGGAATGTGGCGACGATACCATTCCGACATGCAAAAAGCCCCCCGAGTTTGTGCCTTGGGGGGCTTTTCTATTCCCATATTGCGAGCAGGGCTTAACGCTCAGGCTTGTTGCCTTCAGAATCTCTCGTCAAGCCATCTGCAGAGATAGTAGCTGACTATTCCTGCCGCGACGGAGATAAGGAATGTGGCGACGATGTTTTCCATTCGTCCATGCACCCCCTTTCCATTGCCATGTCTAGGGGCGGCAACGCATCAAGTATAGCATATTCCAGCACATCACGCCACAGCCTTTGCCGACACGCAAAAAAGGGCATAAAAAAGAGCCGCACCTAGGGCAACTGATTTCTATAGGGAAAGGGGAACGACATGCCAACAATTTCAATGTTCTTTGGAATTATCATTCGTATGTATAACAACGGCGAGCATAACTCGCCTCATTTTCACGCAACCTACCAAGGAAACAATGCCGTTTTTAATATGGACGGCGATCTCATAGAAGGCGATATGCCACGCAAGCAAGTCAAACTGATTGCCGCATGGACAGAAATTCATCGCGATGAGCTTCTTGCCAACTGGGAGCTTGCCATGAGCGAGCAGCCGCTTTACAAGATCGCCCCACTCCGCTAAAGAAAGGATTTCATCATGGGACAGCCTGTATGGATTGTGGAAAACGTGAAAGCACGGGATGACTATACCCTGCTCATCACATTCACAGGCGGCGCACAGCGTGTTTACGACGCACGCCCCCTGCTGGCAAAGGAAATCTTTGCCCCGCTGAAAAGCTTGCCTTTTTTCCTACGCGCGAAAGCATTATACGGCACGGTCATTTGGAGCGACGATATAGACATCGCACCGGAGCACCTCTATGAATGCAGCATCCCCGTTGATCGGAACAGGACGGCGTGACCATGTGCAACACGATTCCCGAAGTAGAAAAAAGAGCCGCGTAAATTTACCAGTGATTCCTTCATACTTTTCCCACTTGCTTTTCCACCCCATCTATGCTAAAATTTTTCACGGTGTCTATATAACGCACGCGCACTGACGTCTGCCCTGTGCTCCCTTGAGAGTGGTGCAGAGGATGAGGGGCGCGGAGGAAAAAACAGGAGGTGCACCAATTATGGCAGTAGTTTCTATGAAACAACTTTTGGAGGCCGGTGTCCATTTCGGACATCAGACCCGCCGTTGGAATCCGAAGATGGCGAAATACATCTTCACGGAGAGGAACGGCATCTACATCATTGATTTGCAGAAGACCGTGCGCAAGGTTGACGAGGCGTACAACTTCCTTCGCAGCTTGGCGGAAGAGGGCAAGAGCGTTCTCTTCGTCGGCACGAAGAAGCAGGCGCAGGACGCTGTGAAGGAAGAGGCGACGAAGGCTGAGATGTTCTATGTCAACGAGCGTTGGCTCGGCGGCATGCTGACGAACTATCAGACGATCCAGAAGCGCATCCGCCGCTTGAAGGATCTTGAGCGCATGGAAGAGGACGGCACGTTTGACGTCCTGACGAAGAAGGAAGTCCTGCAGCTGCGTCATGAGATGACGAAGCTGGAGAAGTTCCTCGGCGGCATCAAGGAGATGAACCGTCTGCCGGGCGCACTCTTTGTCGTTGACCCGCGCAAGGAGCGCATCGCCGTCGCTGAGGCAAAAAAACTCAACATCCCCATCGTCGCAATCGTTGATACGAACTGCGATCCCGATGAGATCGACTATGTGATTCCGGGCAACGACGATGCGATCCGTGCCGTCCGCCTTTTGACGAGCGCGATGGCGAGCGCCATCGTCGAGGGTCGTCAGGGTCAGGCAGGTGCAGGCGAGGAGGCGCAAGATGGCAAAGATTGACGCAAAGATGGTCAAGGAGCTGCGCGAGCGTACGGGCGCAGGCATGATGGACTGCAAGAAGGCGCTGACGGAGACCGACGGCGACATGGACAAGGCGATCGACTACCTGCGCGAGAAGGGCATTGCGAAGGCTGAGAAGAAGGCCGGCCGCATCGCGTCCGAGGGCGTCGTCGCAGCTTACGTTGCGGACGATGCGAAGGTCGCGGCGCTCGTCGAGATCAACTGCGAGACGGACTTTGTCGCCGTTACGGAGAAGTTCCACGAGCTTTGCGACAAGATCGCCAAGCACATCGCAGAGACGAATCCTGCCGACGTGGATGCCTTGAATGCGAGCACGCTTGAAGGCAAGACGGTGGCGGAAATCGTCACGGAAGCCGTCGCGAGCATCGGCGAGAAGATTTCGCTGCGCCGCTTCGAGCGCTATGAGAACGCTTCGGGCCGCATTGCAAGCTACATCCACATGGGCGGCAAGATCGGCGTGCTCGTCGACCTTTCGGGCGGCACGGCGGAGATTGGCAAGGACGTCGCCATGCACATTGCAGCGTCTGCGCCGACGGCGATCGACCGTTCGGGCGTGAAGGCGGAAGACCTTGAGCACGAGAAGGAAGTCCTGCGTGCGCAGGCTCTCGAAGAGGGCAAGCCCGAAAAGATCGTGGAGCGCATGGTCGAGGGTCGCATCAACAAGTTCTATCAGGAAGTCTGCCTGCTGGAGCAGCCCTTCGTCAAGGATCCGGACAAGAAAGTTCAGGAAATTCTCGGCGATGTCAAGGTCGAGCGCTTCGTTCGCTTCGAACTGGGCGAGGGTCTTGAGAAGAAGTCGGAGGACTTCGCGGCTGAGGTCGCTGCTCAGATCAAGGGCTAAGAGATTTGAAATAAGAAAAGCTGCTGCATGGCGATGGATGGAAAATGTTTCTGTGCGGCAGCTTTTTCCTGCCATTTTCAGGAAGTTGTCTCGCAAATGCACAACACCTTAGGAAGCTCTAACGGCAGGACGATTTTCTGCAAAGCGAAGAGGATTATTTCCGGCTTCGTCGAATAGGGAAGAGAAGCAACGAGATGGGAAGATACTTCTGCAAGGGGGACGTTCATTTTGGATATTGCCAGCTACAAGCGTGTCGTTTTGAAACTCAGCGGTGAATCTCTCGCAGGAGATCAGGGCTTCGGCATCGACCTGCCGACCGTCGACGCCATTGCGGCCGAGGTCAAGAAGGTGCGCGAGCACGGCATTGATGTCGCCGTCGTCGTTGGCGGCGGCAATATCTGGCGCGGCCTTGCGGGAAGCGACAAGGGAATGGATCGGGCGCAGGCGGATTACATGGGAATGCTCGCGACCGTCATGAATTCGCTCGCCTTGCAAAGCTCTTTGGAGAACATCGACGTCGATACGCGCGTGCAGAGCGCCATCGAGATGCGTCAGATCGCTGAGCCGTACATTCGCCGCAAGGCCGTGCGTCACCTCGAAAAGGGACGCGTCGTGATCCTGGCGGCGGGTACGGGAAATCCGTATTTCTCGACGGATACGACCGCGGCTCTTCGCGCCGCCGAGATCGAGGCGGACGTCATCCTCATGGCGAAGAAGGGCGTCGACGGCGTCTACGACTCCGACCCGCGTAAGAACCCTGCAGCAAAGAGGTTCACGCGTCTTGCGTACATTGAAGTTCTGCAGCGCGGCCTCGCCGTCATGGACTCGACGGCGACGAGTCTCTGCATGGACAACAAGATTCCCATTGTCGTATTCAATATTGACAAGCATGAGAATATCCTCAAGGCTGCGGTCGGCGAGGATATCGGCACGATTGTAGGGGGAGAGGAAGCATGATCAAGGATATTTTCCATGCGCAGGAAGAGCGCATGAAGAAAACGCTCGAAGCGCTGCGCCGCGATTTTGGTTCGCTGCGCGCCGGACGCGCAACCCCTGCGCTCCTCGATCGCGTGATGGTCGACTACTACGGACAGCCCACGCCTGTGAGCCAGGTCGCGGCGATCGCCGTGCCCGAGCCGCGCATGCTCATGATCACGCCCTGGGAGAAGACGATCCTGCACGACATCGAGAAGGCGATCATGAAGTCCGATCTCGGGCTTACGCCGAATTCCGACGGCACGGCGGTACGGCTCTCCATTCCGCAGCTCACGCAGGAGCGCCGCACGGAACTCGTGAAGTCGCTGAACAAGAAGACGGAGGATGCGAAGGTCGCGATCCGCAACATTCGCCGCGATGCGAATGAGCAGATGAAGAAGCTCGAAAAGGCGAAGGAAATCACCGAGGACGATGCGAAGAAGGGCCAGGACGACATGCAGAAGCTTGTCGACAAGTATATCAAGGCCGTGGATGATGCACGCGTCGTCAAGGAAAAGGAAATCATGGAAGTCTGATGGAAGAAGTCGATGTTTTGGGCATTCCCTGGCAGGAGGCGAAAGAGCGTCTTGAGGCGCTCGGATTCCTCTATGAGGTGGAGTGGACACGTCCCACACGAGATTTTTTTCCGATAGATGAGCAGTCTCCCTATGTCGTGCGGCAGAGGCGAGAAGGCGATAAGATAAAGCTCGTGCTTGCAGCGCGGCTGCGAAAGGAGGTGTCCTGTCATGGCTTACAAGATTAGCGAAGAGTGCATTTCGTGCGGCTCGTGCGCCGGTACCTGTCCCGTCGAGGCGATCTCGGAGGGTGAGTCCCAGTACGTGATCGACGAAGAGAAGTGCATTGAGTGCGGTGCGTGTGCGGAAGGCTGTCCCGTCTCCGCGATTTCCGCGCCCTGATGCGCCGAACGCATGAAAAAACCGCTGCCTGGCAGCGGTTTTTTTGTGCGCTTTCGAGGGAGGATTCCTCAGCCTTCGCTTTCGGAGAGCTTCTTCTCGAAGCGGTCTTTGTTCGTATTCTTCGGGATGCTCGTCGGATAATCGCCGCTGAAGCAGGCGTCGCAGCATGGGATGTTGCCGGCGAGTGCGGGCAGCGATTCGATCGGCAGGTAGCCGAGGGTGTCGGCGCCAACGATCTTCGTGATTTCCTCAAGCGTGTGGTGCGCGGCGACGAGGTGATCGGCAGAGTCGATGTCCGTGCCGTAATAGCAGGGATGGAGAAACGGCGGTGCGGAGATGCGCAGGTGGATCTCCTTCGCACCCGCCTTGCGGATGAGGTCGGTGATGCGCTTGCTCGTCGTGCCGCGCACGATGGAGTCGTCGATGAGCACGACCCTTTTGCCGTAGACGGTTTCGGCGATGGGATTGAGCTTGATGCGCACCTTGTCGACGCGGTTTTCCTGCCCAGGTGCGATGAAGGTGCGGCCGATGTACTTGTTCTTGATGAGCCCGATGCCGTAGGGGATGCCCGAGGCGCGGCTGTAGCCGAGCGCCGCGTCGAGTCCCGAGTCGGGTACGCCGATGACGACGTCGGCGTCGACGGGATGCTTGGCGGCTAGGATCTCGCCGGCACGCGTCCTTGCCGCGTGGATGGAAACGCCGTCGATGATGGAGTCGGGACGTGCGAAGTAGATGTACTCGAAGACACACGATTTTCTAGGCTTCGTATGACAGTGTTCCAAGCGGCTCGTCATGCCGTCCTTCGTGAAGACGAGGATCTCGCCGGGCAAGAGGTCGCGCTCGAACTCGGCGCCGACGGCGCTCAGCGCACAGCTCTCGGAGGCGACGATCCAGGTGCCGTCGGGCATCTTGCCGTAGCAAAGCGGACGGAAGCCCTGCGGGTCGCGCACGGCGACGAGCTTGGCACTCGACATCAGACACAGTGAATAAGCGCCTTCGAGGCGGTTCATCGTCTGACTGACCGCATCTTCGATGGAGGGAGTCTTGAGCCGTGCCTGCGTGATGAGGTAGGCGATGATCTCTGTGTCGATCGTCGTGTGGAAGATTGCACCCGCGAGTTCGAGCTTGTCGCGCAGGACATCGGCGTTGCTGAGGTTGCCGTTGTGTGCGAGCGCCAGCTTGCCCTTCTGGTGGTTGATGGCGAGCGGCTGACAGTTGCGGCGGCTCGTCGCTCCCGTCGTGCCGTAGCGCACATGGCCGACGGCCATCGTGCCCTCGGGGAAGCGCGAGAGGATTTCGCGCGAAAAGACGTCGTTGACGAGTCCGAGATCCTTGTGCGAGGAAAAGACGCCGTCGTCGTTCACGGTGATGCCGCAGCTCTCCTGGCCGCGGTGCTGCAGCGCGTAGAGTCCGTAATACGTCATCGCGGCGACGTTCGCCGGCTCGGGGGAAAATGCGCCGAATACGCCGCATTCTTCATGTATGCTCATTCCTGTGCCTCCTGCTTGGGGGAAACTTCTTTTTCCCCTACATCGTACACCATGAGAAAAGTCATGTCAATGGAACGACTGTATACAAAATACGCAGAAGGATATGCATGGATGGCAGCGGATTAAAATTCCGCGCGAGGCACAATAAATGCTTCTGGGGGAAGGATTTCAAAAGGGGCATGTCGAAAAAGAAAAAAAGCTAGGCTATGTCTGATGGATTGGCTTTTCCTGCAAACGGGTGGGCATACGTCCGACAGATTCCTATTTTAGGAGGAAGACTGCACGAAGCAGCATATCCATAAATTTAGAGCAAGGGAGATCATTGGCATGAAAAACAAGCTGCACCATACTTTGACGAGGGCGGTGCTCTTGGGGCTTCTCGCGAGCACGGCGGCGGTGCCGGCGTATGCCGCGTCTTCGCTTTCAAAGCCCGGGCAGGACATCGAAGGGACGCTGCCTAGGGTAGAGGCGGGCGTCGAGAACAACATGAAGAAGAATACGGCAACGAACGAAGTGAAGTTCCTCGTGAAGAACATCCAGCTCGACGTCGAGGACGAGATCAAGTTCAACAACGCCGAAGTTCGCGACATTCTCTTAGCGCGCATCGGCAAGGAGACGACGCTCGCGGGACTCAACGACCTGCAGGATCAGATCACAGCGTACTGCCGCAGCCATGGCTATCCGGCTGCTGCCGCCTACCTGCCCGCACAGGAGTCTGAGGACGGCAATGTCATCATCAAGGTCATCCCCGGCCGTTACGGTGATGTGAAGCTCGACAACAAGAGCCGATTCAAGGATGCAGCGGCGCAGGGCTTCCTTGCGGGGCTAAGGAAGGGCGAGATCATCCGCACGAAGGATCTCGAAACGGCGCTTTACACGATCAGCGACTTCAGCGGCGCGCGCGCCGTCGGCACGCTCAGCGCGGGAAAATCGTTCGGGACGAGCGATGTGACCGTGCATATCGAGGACGGCAAGCCCTCTTCGAGCATCGTCTACGCAGAGAACTACGGCGGCGAGTCCACAGGACGCTATCGCTACGGCGCACAGCATTCGATCTACAACGTCGACGGCATGGGATCGAAGGTCAATGTCGGCGCTTTGATTTCCAACAAGTCGCTGCACAACTACTATGTGAACTACGAAGCGCTCGTCGGGCACGGCGGCACGTCGCTCGGCATCGGCTACAGCCGCATGGACTATGAGGTCAGCGGCCCGCTGAAGCGTCTGGGAGCACACGGCACGGCGGACACGATCAGCATCTACGGCAGCCGTCCGGTATACCATACGACGGATGAGAAGCTCGCCCTTACCTACGGCTACGATTACCGCAGGCTCAAAGACGATATGGATGCTTTCGGCGCTCAGGCGGCCAGCGAGAAGCACTCGCACGGTATCCATGCCGGTGTCGAAGGTTTTTGGCGCGACCGCAAGAACGGCCTTTCGCTGAATTACAATTTCGTGCTGACGGCGGGCAAGGTTTCGGCGGATTCGTGGTATGCCAAGAGATTGGCGCAAAGTGCGGGCACGGACGGCGGCTTCACGAAGGTGGAAGCCAAGGTTACAGCCGTACAGTCGCTCGGCAAGCAGGCGGATGTCATGGTAAAGCTGTCGGGGCAGATGGCGTCGAAGAATCTCGACAGTTCCGAGCAGATGTATCTGGGCGGCGCCAATGCCGTACGCGCCTATCCGCAGGGTACGGGAACAGGTGACAAGGGGATACTCGGTACGGTTGAGTTCCGCTACTACACCGATGTGCCGGGGCTCGTCGCGAGCACCTACTTCGATGCCGGCCGCAGTTCCTTCGATGGCGACACGACGACGCTCAAGGGATGGGGTCTCGGACTCGCCTACAATGCGCCCGACTGGTTTGCTCGCGTCGACTATGCGCGCCGCATCGGCCTTCCTCGCGGCGAAAAATCGAACATGGATCGCGGCCGCTTCTGGTTCCTTGCGGGCAAGATCTGGTAATGGCGGGAATATCGTCGTGCTCAAGAGTTTTACCATGAAACCCCAAGAGGTCAAGCCCGAAGGGCGCAGACTGATTGGCTAGGTTTCTGTAAGGGCGGCGTACAATGTCCACAAAGTGGACGTTTGTGCGTGTAGTTTGCAGTTTTCTCATGCTGCATGCTGTCTTGGATAAGGAAAGAGGGGCTGTGCATGAATCGGATCTGATTCATGCACAGCCCCTTCGGCTTAGGAAATCATGTATTCGCGTCGGATGATGCAGTTCGAACGCGACGTCTTGCCGTTCGGTGCTGCGTTCGATGGAGGGGGCCTATACGGCTTCCTTTTTCATATCCATCGCGCACTTTTTGCAGACGTTGCGCCCCTTGAAGAGCGACACGTCGTCTACACTGCCGCAGAAGATGCACGTGCAGGTTGGCTCGTACTTTCTGAGCACGATGCGATCCTCATCGGTGTAGATCTCCAAGGCATCGCGCTCTGCGATGCCGAGCGTGCGGCGCAGCTCGATCGGTATGACGACACGACCGAGTTCGTCAACTTTTCTGACGATTCCTGTGGCTTTCATAGCTATCTCCTCCTTAGAAGCAGGCCAGCCAACTGCGGGGAAATAGTCATTCAACGTGCAAAAGCAGAGTTGAGTGATTATTACAGGTTTACAGTATTTACATGAAGAAACATTTTTTGACTTAAAATGTATACTTTTTCCTTTGCTTACAGTATAGCATTTTCAAGAGAATGTTTCAAGTGAAATAATTAAGAAGAAATAATAAATCCATGCCAGAAGGATACTGTACTTTTGATAGAGGACATAGCGAGAGTGAAGGTGCTTTGAAGCTGAATCTTCAAGGAAGGGTTGAATGTATCGGCGCTTTCTCAATGCTTGGAGCTTGAAAATCTTGCATAGGAGAACAAATTTATTCTATAATAGGGAAGATATATAAATGCGGCATCATGCCGTTGAGGAGGCTTTTTTGATGACAAGGAAATCATTCTACATAACGACGCCGATCTACTACCCGAGCGCGAAGCTGCATATCGGGCACGCGTACTGCACGACGATTGCCGATGCTGTCGCGCGCTTCAAGCGGCTGACCGATCACGATGTGTTCTTTCTCACGGGAAGCGATGAGCACGGGCAGAAGATCCAGCAGAAGGCAGAGGAGGAGGGTGTGACGCCCATCGCCTACGTCGACAAGATCGTTGCGGGATTTCAGGGACTTTGGCAGAAGCTCCACATCTCGAACGACGATTTTATCCGCACGACCGAGGAGCGCCACCAGCGCGTCGTGCAGGAGGTCTTCCGCCGCATCTACGAGAAGGGCGACATCTACAAGGGCAAGTACAAGGGGCTTTACTGCACGCCGTGCGAGAGCTATTGGACGGAGCGCCAGCTCGCGGACGGCAAGTGCCCCGACTGTGGGCGCGAGGTGGCGGAGGTCGAGGAAGACGCCTATTTCTTCAAGATGTCGCACTATGCCGACCGCGTCCTCGCATACATCGAGGAGAATCCCGACTTCATACAGCCCGTCTCAAGGCGCAACGAGATGATCAACTTCATCAAGCAGGGGCTTGAAGATCTGTGCATCTCGCGCACGTCGTTCGACTGGGGCATCCCCGTGCCGATCGCACCCGATCATGTCATCTACGTTTGGTTCGACGCTCTGACGAATTACCTGACGCCGATCGGCTTCTTGGACGATCCCGAGAAATTTGAGAAGTATTGGCCGGCCGACGTTCACCTCGTCGGCAAGGAGATCGTGCGCTTCCATTCGATCATCTGGCCGTGCATCCTCATGGCGCTCGATCTGCCGCTGCCGAAGATGGTATACGGCCACGGTTGGCTGATCGTAGACGGCGACAAGATGTCGAAGTCGAAGGGCAACGTCGTCGATCCCGTGCAGCTCATCGACGAGTTCGGCGCTGACGCCATCCGCTACTTCCTGCTGCGCGAGATCAACCTCGGGCAGGATGGCAATTTCTCGCGCGACGCTCTCATTACGCGCATCAATGCCGACCTTGCGAATGACCTTGGCAACCTCCTGCACCGCACGCTGAACATGATCGGCAAGTTCCAAGACGGCGTCGTGGAAGAGGCGCGGGGAGAGAGCGAGATCGACCGCGCCTTCCTTGCGGACGCGGAAAGTGCAATCGCTGCCTACGAGCGCGAGATGGAGGAGATGAAGCTGCAGAGCGCCATCAAGACGACGTGGGCGTTCATCAGCCGCGCGAACAAGTACATCGACGAGACGATGCCGTGGGCGCTTGCCAAGGATGCTGCTGCGAAGAAGCAGGAACTGACGAATACGCTCTACAATCTCGCCGAGAGCCTGCGCCGCATCAGCGTACTCATCGAGCCGTTCATGCCCGAGACGGCGGCGAAGATCTGGCATCAGCTCGGCATGGAGGGAGACTTCTCTCGCGTGCGTTTTGCCGATGTGCGCACGTGGGGCGGCTTCCTAGCGGGAACGCATGTGGGAAGCCCCGAGCAGCTTTTCCCGCGCATCGAGATTGAGGCGGAGGAAAAGCCTACGGTGCAGGGGAAGAAAGGCTCTGCCGTAAAGTCCCAAGGGGCGCAGAAAAAGCAGGGGAAAGCAGAAAAGACGAACGTTGCTGCGCCTGCGGACGGCGTCATCACGATTGACGATTTCAACCGCGTCGATCTGCGCGTCGCTGAGATTCGGAAGGCGGAGCGCGTGCCCGATACGGCGAAGC is from Selenomonas sputigena ATCC 35185 and encodes:
- a CDS encoding DUF2442 domain-containing protein, which gives rise to MENVKARDDYTLLITFTGGAQRVYDARPLLAKEIFAPLKSLPFFLRAKALYGTVIWSDDIDIAPEHLYECSIPVDRNRTA
- a CDS encoding ShlB/FhaC/HecB family hemolysin secretion/activation protein → MKNKLHHTLTRAVLLGLLASTAAVPAYAASSLSKPGQDIEGTLPRVEAGVENNMKKNTATNEVKFLVKNIQLDVEDEIKFNNAEVRDILLARIGKETTLAGLNDLQDQITAYCRSHGYPAAAAYLPAQESEDGNVIIKVIPGRYGDVKLDNKSRFKDAAAQGFLAGLRKGEIIRTKDLETALYTISDFSGARAVGTLSAGKSFGTSDVTVHIEDGKPSSSIVYAENYGGESTGRYRYGAQHSIYNVDGMGSKVNVGALISNKSLHNYYVNYEALVGHGGTSLGIGYSRMDYEVSGPLKRLGAHGTADTISIYGSRPVYHTTDEKLALTYGYDYRRLKDDMDAFGAQAASEKHSHGIHAGVEGFWRDRKNGLSLNYNFVLTAGKVSADSWYAKRLAQSAGTDGGFTKVEAKVTAVQSLGKQADVMVKLSGQMASKNLDSSEQMYLGGANAVRAYPQGTGTGDKGILGTVEFRYYTDVPGLVASTYFDAGRSSFDGDTTTLKGWGLGLAYNAPDWFARVDYARRIGLPRGEKSNMDRGRFWFLAGKIW
- a CDS encoding DUF362 domain-containing protein, which translates into the protein MAYKISEECISCGSCAGTCPVEAISEGESQYVIDEEKCIECGACAEGCPVSAISAP
- the rpsB gene encoding 30S ribosomal protein S2, whose product is MAVVSMKQLLEAGVHFGHQTRRWNPKMAKYIFTERNGIYIIDLQKTVRKVDEAYNFLRSLAEEGKSVLFVGTKKQAQDAVKEEATKAEMFYVNERWLGGMLTNYQTIQKRIRRLKDLERMEEDGTFDVLTKKEVLQLRHEMTKLEKFLGGIKEMNRLPGALFVVDPRKERIAVAEAKKLNIPIVAIVDTNCDPDEIDYVIPGNDDAIRAVRLLTSAMASAIVEGRQGQAGAGEEAQDGKD
- the pyrH gene encoding UMP kinase yields the protein MDIASYKRVVLKLSGESLAGDQGFGIDLPTVDAIAAEVKKVREHGIDVAVVVGGGNIWRGLAGSDKGMDRAQADYMGMLATVMNSLALQSSLENIDVDTRVQSAIEMRQIAEPYIRRKAVRHLEKGRVVILAAGTGNPYFSTDTTAALRAAEIEADVILMAKKGVDGVYDSDPRKNPAAKRFTRLAYIEVLQRGLAVMDSTATSLCMDNKIPIVVFNIDKHENILKAAVGEDIGTIVGGEEA
- the tsf gene encoding translation elongation factor Ts, which translates into the protein MAKIDAKMVKELRERTGAGMMDCKKALTETDGDMDKAIDYLREKGIAKAEKKAGRIASEGVVAAYVADDAKVAALVEINCETDFVAVTEKFHELCDKIAKHIAETNPADVDALNASTLEGKTVAEIVTEAVASIGEKISLRRFERYENASGRIASYIHMGGKIGVLVDLSGGTAEIGKDVAMHIAASAPTAIDRSGVKAEDLEHEKEVLRAQALEEGKPEKIVERMVEGRINKFYQEVCLLEQPFVKDPDKKVQEILGDVKVERFVRFELGEGLEKKSEDFAAEVAAQIKG
- a CDS encoding tetratricopeptide repeat protein; translated protein: MASELCLIETDVLTREEKIALEAEIEHLIEGHKDNRQAINRLVFASIEAMTKADDAAQELSSKDFFRRFLGGITGSNAKLQDKINSSRAAAQYAAQQTLQKLAEQNLMTFDLITAVNNKLNASLHRVGEEIENIYEGLAKFLRHNKSELVRLETRLEKVERNVNLLTWQNSIEYQAFEGIEYCDLDETGKIVCLVRDFYEITKGEWSTSELLLLKTAMGSVHIQPRGKVNFLAVLQEIAEDGALQGKLLGERQIVPADDSDWLLAFGALRKMEALQREENYIVDTVREYLEKSAVKADERQIRVELLLKYLAERMGVNLDSEVEIYDLVMELLFDLQQAELAGLLSDVQSEDEPLLTMPNEKLQEAERLYIAYQLDEAEELFEELAKAGNARAMYVLARYYYDPDWGWKGADAGDVLAQLYEAESRADDEQKTAVLEERFPRVYELAEQGDVFARHEVAGMFLHGYGTRCDEQKTIYYWRTAAEAGFWDSTRELGNLFKVQGKYKKAAGWFKKLAEAGCDEGWYKLGKIYGEGEGDIACEKEAIRCYQKVYEMQGFRAGDAACDLGIIFDNKEEYKKANEWFRKSGEAGNDWGWIFLADNYADGKGTTEDKDKAIEYYLKAYEIGGTRAGDAAYSIGMIFDGRENYNEANIWFRKAYDWFKKAAEAGSDWGYYKLGNCYLEGKGVAQNAAKAVECFTKAYEMQGRAADYAKERLDELR
- a CDS encoding DUF4160 domain-containing protein, whose protein sequence is MPTISMFFGIIIRMYNNGEHNSPHFHATYQGNNAVFNMDGDLIEGDMPRKQVKLIAAWTEIHRDELLANWELAMSEQPLYKIAPLR
- the frr gene encoding ribosome recycling factor, which gives rise to MIKDIFHAQEERMKKTLEALRRDFGSLRAGRATPALLDRVMVDYYGQPTPVSQVAAIAVPEPRMLMITPWEKTILHDIEKAIMKSDLGLTPNSDGTAVRLSIPQLTQERRTELVKSLNKKTEDAKVAIRNIRRDANEQMKKLEKAKEITEDDAKKGQDDMQKLVDKYIKAVDDARVVKEKEIMEV
- a CDS encoding PASTA domain-containing protein; the encoded protein is MEEVDVLGIPWQEAKERLEALGFLYEVEWTRPTRDFFPIDEQSPYVVRQRREGDKIKLVLAARLRKEVSCHGLQD
- the purF gene encoding amidophosphoribosyltransferase, translated to MSIHEECGVFGAFSPEPANVAAMTYYGLYALQHRGQESCGITVNDDGVFSSHKDLGLVNDVFSREILSRFPEGTMAVGHVRYGTTGATSRRNCQPLAINHQKGKLALAHNGNLSNADVLRDKLELAGAIFHTTIDTEIIAYLITQARLKTPSIEDAVSQTMNRLEGAYSLCLMSSAKLVAVRDPQGFRPLCYGKMPDGTWIVASESCALSAVGAEFERDLLPGEILVFTKDGMTSRLEHCHTKPRKSCVFEYIYFARPDSIIDGVSIHAARTRAGEILAAKHPVDADVVIGVPDSGLDAALGYSRASGIPYGIGLIKNKYIGRTFIAPGQENRVDKVRIKLNPIAETVYGKRVVLIDDSIVRGTTSKRITDLIRKAGAKEIHLRISAPPFLHPCYYGTDIDSADHLVAAHHTLEEITKIVGADTLGYLPIESLPALAGNIPCCDACFSGDYPTSIPKNTNKDRFEKKLSESEG